GTTCACTGTCCGGGATGACGACGACCTTCCCGAAGCCCTCACGCTCTTCGATGATTTCGTGAGCCCGCTCGATGTCACTCATCGGCAGTGTCTCGCGGATGCGAGGTTCGAACGCGCCTTCCCAGACGAGATCGAGCACATCGTCGACTTCGCCAGGGGTTCCCATCGTCGAGCCGTAAATCTCCAACTGGTTCCAGAAGATGCTGTTGATATCCGTCTCGGGGTCGCGGCCAGTCGTGGCACCACACGTGACGATGCGTCCGCCCTTCGCAAGGCTGTCCAACGAGTCATTCCAGGTCGCTTTGCCGATGTGGTCTACAACCACGTCGACGCCGCGGTCGTCGGTCGCATCGGCAATGGCGTCGGCGAAGTTCTCCTCGTCATAGTTGATAGTGTGGTCAGCGCCGATGTCGGCGGCGTACTCCAATTTCTCCTCGGTGCTGGCGGTCGCGTATACCTCTGCACCGATATAGTCGGCAATTTGGACAGCGGCGTGTCCAACCCCCCCGCTAGCGCCGAGCACCAGGATCGACTCGCCGGGCTGGAGATCCGCGCGGGTGATGAGCATTCGCCAAGCCGTTTGGAAGACTAGCGGTGCCGCGGCCGCTGTTTCCCAGTCGACGTCCGCTGGGACGGAAACGAGATTTTCCGATGGTACCGCCGCTTTTTCGCTGTGGACGCCACGGACGTGTTCACCGATAATCTTGTAATCCGTACACATCGTCGGATCACCATCGCGACAAAACTCGCAGTGTCCGCACGATAAACCTGCAGAGACTGCGACTCGGTCACCCGGCTCGAACCGGTCGACGTCTTCACCGACTTCCTCGACGACGCCAGCGGCGTCACTGCCTGGGATGTGTGGCATCTCCAA
The window above is part of the Haladaptatus caseinilyticus genome. Proteins encoded here:
- a CDS encoding zinc-binding dehydrogenase, with the translated sequence MKAVQFSEHGRKDVLEYDEFDDPEIGRDEVLVDVKAGALNHLDVFTRLGLGALERLDLEMPHIPGSDAAGVVEEVGEDVDRFEPGDRVAVSAGLSCGHCEFCRDGDPTMCTDYKIIGEHVRGVHSEKAAVPSENLVSVPADVDWETAAAAPLVFQTAWRMLITRADLQPGESILVLGASGGVGHAAVQIADYIGAEVYATASTEEKLEYAADIGADHTINYDEENFADAIADATDDRGVDVVVDHIGKATWNDSLDSLAKGGRIVTCGATTGRDPETDINSIFWNQLEIYGSTMGTPGEVDDVLDLVWEGAFEPRIRETLPMSDIERAHEIIEEREGFGKVVVIPDSEL